In the genome of Clostridium cylindrosporum DSM 605, one region contains:
- a CDS encoding DUF6514 family protein: MVKIEIESRDVASADREYTYKYYLTMSKNENDFEKKVDVYGIEVSAEGIGFEYFVSKTIADFTASKEYAVKTIKQLSENEASPLHFIDILSDSIDVYIEYTYENRKCL; the protein is encoded by the coding sequence ATGGTGAAAATTGAGATTGAAAGTAGAGATGTAGCATCAGCTGATAGAGAGTATACGTATAAATACTATCTTACAATGTCTAAAAATGAAAATGATTTTGAGAAGAAGGTAGATGTATATGGAATAGAGGTATCTGCTGAAGGTATTGGCTTTGAATATTTTGTTAGTAAAACAATAGCTGATTTTACTGCATCAAAGGAATATGCAGTAAAAACTATAAAACAGCTTTCAGAAAATGAAGCTTCACCTCTTCATTTTATTGATATTTTATCCGATAGTATAGATGTTTATATAGAGTATACTTATGAAAATAGAAAGTGTTTATAA